A section of the Maylandia zebra isolate NMK-2024a linkage group LG8, Mzebra_GT3a, whole genome shotgun sequence genome encodes:
- the zdhhc4 gene encoding palmitoyltransferase ZDHHC4 has translation MDFLTLFGIYVVVVLTCIALVCRYSGQQHSPLNSLYSFALKRLSSITPKWLQKFSQWTLHRLFHQRSNAFIYLHILLEGAVYAEFTYEVFGFCREMDTTLISLSVPYILLAIKTFFFYLCIKTDPGTVTKKKVAGQLHIYSYDRRLFHPGIICSTCQLVKPARSKHCRVCNRCVQRFDHHCVWVNNCIGAQNTRYFLLYLFSICAMACDIALLTVDMLLHVVLRTGLLGASYLDENGQRQPAGFLFVVQHLFLTFPRIVFMLGFLLFVFFLLAGYTMFHSFLAVVNQTSNEWYKSRGYVCQHCHPSTAADILCSPIPDHSKRYYYSRGVLRNLREIVFPPRLVQKKDN, from the exons ATGGATTTCCTGACGCTGTTTGGCATTTACGTTGTGGTGGTGCTCACATGCATAGCTCTAGTGTGCAGATACTCCGGCCAGCAACACAGCCCCCTTAATTCACTCTACAGCTTTGCATTAAAG AGACTTTCATCGATTACTCCAAAGTGGCTGCAGAAGTTTTCACAGTGGACTTTGCACAGACTGTTCCATCAGAG GAGCAACGCGTTCATATACCTGCACATCCTGCTGGAGGGCGCCGTGTATGCAGAGTTCACTTACGAGGTGTTTGGCTTCTGTAGGGAGATGGACACCACTCTGATCAGCCTATCTGTGCCTTATATCCTGTTGGCCATCAAGACCTTCTTCTTCTACCTCTGCATCAAGACAGACCCAG gcACAGTGACAAAGAAGAAAGTTGCCGGTCAGCTGCACATCTATTCGTACGATAGGAGGTTGTTTCACCCGGGAATCATATGTTCGACTTGCCAGCTTGTCAAACCAGCCCGCTCGAAACACTGTA GGGTCTGCAACAGGTGTGTGCAGCGTTTCGACCACCACTGCGTCTGGGTGAACAACTGCATCGGTGCTCAGAACACACGTTACTTCCTGCTTTACCTCTTCAGCATCTGTGCCATGGCGTGCGACATCGCCCTGTTAACGGTGGACATGCTGCTTCATGTCGTGCTGCGCACAGGGCTCCTGGGGGCCAGTTACTTAGATGAGAATGGCCAACGGCAGCCAGCAGGATTTCTGTTTGTCGTGCAG CATCTCTTCCTTACTTTTCCCCGAATTGTCTTCATGCTGGGCTTCTTACTCTTTGTATTCTTCCTCCTGGCGGGTTACACCATGTTCCATTCCTTTCTTGCTGTTGTGAACCAGACCTCCAATGAGTGGTACAAAAGTCGAGGCTACGTTTGCCAGCACTGCCACCCATCTACAGCGGCCGATATTCTCTGTAGCCCCATCCCAGATCACTCTAAAAGATACTACTACAGCAGGGGGGTCCTCCGAAATCTGAGGGAGATTGTCTTCCCTCCACGGCTTGTtcagaaaaaagacaattgA
- the LOC143419993 gene encoding uncharacterized protein LOC143419993: MSQRKHSKKQQTYAGPLLEGPSIQRALAESRQENQNLHNMIEQIQAEKIQLVEKCRHMEALNNQLEERHNEFVKNQREKENHRRQPNVDNINEGWKILFNRAQEKILNLMTKNKHNCAELRQMSHLLEEKEDINQELCGKLEDTEFKNLEMEGKLDEAQEKNKELLQEKKQQERKEKKMECKLQTMKKQNKVLQVKLNEALHRNAEMFHDESLINQQDEENKNTQNLPGVDIVNKGWEIIFIEDPQHIASLMTTNKQNCDQLRKMSYQLQQTEAINQELYGNLKDTENKNLQLHLKLDEALEKNKEFLQEKQQQEKMQKKTQVILQDLERKNLQLHACSNEMKEKIMELEGEREKLIKQYSGAQHICNEMLSKNSELVELSNIIKYKIDEILRKNTELEGQNKNLNYKYSELLKKSTELEELHNNLKYKNKKMLKENTELEEINNNLKYKKKKMLKENTELEEINNNLKYKKKKMLKENTELEEINNNLKYKKKKMLKENTELEEINNNLKYKKKKMLKENTELEEINNNLKYKNKKMLKENTELEEINNNLKYKKKKMLKENTELEEINNNLKYKKKKMLKENTELEEINNNLMSIPSASDHSNCLQNYYLKLFGQFKCIS; encoded by the coding sequence ATGTCTCagagaaaacacagcaaaaaacaacaaacttacGCTGGCCCTCTGCTCGAGGGTCCATCCATCCAAAGGGCATTAGCTGAAAGTAGGCAGGAAAACCAAAATCTACACAACATGATTGAACAAATCCAGGCAGAGAAAATTCAGCTTGTAGAGAAGTGCAGACACATGGAGGCCCTAAATAACCAGTTGGAAGAAAGGCATAATGAATTTGTCAAGAACCAacgagaaaaagaaaatcatcgAAGGCAGCCCAATGTGGATAATATAAATGAGGGCTGGAAAATACTATTTAATCGAGCACAGGAGAAGATTTTAAACCtgatgacaaaaaacaaacacaactgtGCTGAATTAAGACAAATGTCCCATCTgcttgaagaaaaagaagatattAATCAGGAGCTCTGTGGGAAACTGGAAGACACTGAGTTTAAGAACCTGGAGATGGAAGGAAAACTTGATGAAgcccaggaaaaaaacaaagagttgCTTCAAGAGAAGAAACAACaggaaagaaaggagaaaaaaatggaatgtAAACTTCAgaccatgaagaaacaaaataaagtctTGCAAGTAAAGCTTAATGAAGCACTGCacagaaatgcagaaatgtttcacGATGAAAGTCTCATAAACCAGCAAGacgaagaaaataaaaatacacaaaacctgCCCGGTGTAGATATTGTAAATAAGGGCTGGGAAATAATCTTTATTGAAGATCCGCAGCATATTGCAAGCCTGATGACAACAAACAAGCAGAACTGCGACCAGTTAAGAAAAATGTCCTACCAGCTTCAACAAACAGAAGCTATTAATCAGGAGCTCTATGGGAATCTCAAAGACACTGAGAACAAGAATCTGCAGCTTCACCTAAAACTTGATGAAGCcctggagaaaaacaaagagtttCTTCAAGAGAAACAGCAACAggaaaaaatgcagaaaaagacACAAGTTATTCTCCAAGACTTAGAAAGGAAAAATCTACAGCTACACGCATGTTCTaatgaaatgaaggagaaaatcatGGAACTAGAAGGAGAAAGggaaaaactgataaaacaatacTCAGGCGCGCAGCACATTTGCAATGAAATGCTAAGCAAGAACTCAGAGCTTGTGGAACTTTCTAACatcataaaatacaaaattgatGAAATCCTGAGAAAGAACACAGAGCTCGAGGGACAGAATAAGAACTTAAACTACAAATACAGTGAACTCCTAAAAAAGAGCACAGAGCTTGAGGAACTTCATAACaacttaaaatacaaaaacaagaaaatgctcaaagaaaacacagagctCGAGGAAATTAATAACaacttaaaatacaaaaagaagaaaatgctcAAGGAAAACACAGAGCTCGAGGAAATTAATAACaacttaaaatacaaaaagaagaaaatgctcAAGGAAAACACAGAGCTCGAGGAAATTAATAACaacttaaaatacaaaaagaagaaaatgctcAAGGAAAACACAGAGCTCGAGGAAATTAATAACaacttaaaatacaaaaagaagaaaatgctcAAGGAAAACACAGAGCTCGAGGAAATTAATAACaacttaaaatacaaaaacaagaaaatgctcaaagaaaacacagagctCGAGGAAATTAATAACaacttaaaatacaaaaagaagaaaatgctcAAGGAAAACACAGAGCTCGAGGAAATTAATAACaacttaaaatacaaaaagaagaaaatgctcAAGGAAAACACAGAGCTCGAGGAAATTAATAACAACTTGATGTCCATACCAAGTGCTTCTGACCACTCCAACTGCCtgcaaaattattatttaaaattatttggaCAGTTTAAGTGTATTAGTTGA
- the pgp gene encoding glycerol-3-phosphate phosphatase, with the protein MSVSKCTRLSGALVKQLLDSVDSILFDCDGVIWRGDQAIPGAPQVINLLKEKGKRVFFVTNNSTKSRKMYADKMTALGFDVTEDEVFGTAYCCAMYLKTVCELEGKVYLIGSNAMRQELEAVGIQQTGVGPDHICGKPIDWANVTLDPEVKAVVVGFDEHFSYMKLNRAMQYLTQQGCLFVGTNRDTRLPLEGGKAVAGTGCLLQAVETAAQREARTVGKPNHFMFDCVASQFGVKADRCLMVGDRLDTDILLGSNCGLKTLLTLTGVSTVADAEAHQKSGCPERQGMVPDYYVESIADLLPALQG; encoded by the exons ATGTCTGTGTCAAAATGCACCCGGCTGAGTGGAGCTCTGGTGAAGCAGCTACTGGACTCTGTGGACAGCATCCTGTTCGACTGCGACGGCGTCATCTGGCGGGGGGACCAGGCCATTCCCGGAGCGCCTCAAGTCATAAACCTTCTCAAGGAAAAGGGCAAGAGGGTGTTTTTCGTCACTAACAACAGCACCAAGTCCAGGAAAATGTACGCCGATAAAATGACCGCACTCGGCTTCGACGTGACGGAAGATGAAGTGTTCGGGACCGCGTACTGCTGCGCTATGTACCTGAAAACGGTCTGCGAGCTGGAGGGCAAAGTGTACCTGATAGGAAGCAACGCGATGAGGCAGGAGCTGGAGGCGGTGGGGATCCAGCAGACCGGGGTGGGACCCGACCACATCTGCGGAAAGCCGATTGACTGGGCCAACGTGACCTTGGACCCCGAGGTGAAGGCGGTGGTGGTCGGTTTCGATGAGCATTTCAGTTACATGAAATTGAACCGAGCCATGCAGTATCTGACCCAGCAGGGCTGTCtgtttgtggggaccaacagggACACCAGGCTGCCCCTGGAAGGAGGCAAGGCCGTCGCAG GTACCGGCTGTCTGCTTCAGGCCGTTGAGACGGCAGCCCAGCGTGAGGCCCGGACTGTTGGGAAGCCCAACCACTTCATGTTCGACTGTGTGGCCTCCCAGTTTGGTGTGAAAGCCGACCGTTGCCTGATGGTCGGCGACCGTCTGGACACTGACATCTTGCTGGGCTCCAACTGCGGCCTGAAGACCCTTCTAACCCTCACGGGGGTCAGCACTGTGGCAGATGCCGAAGCCCATCAGAAAAGTGGCTGCCCAGAGAGGCAGGGGATGGTGCCGGATTACTATGTGGAGAGCATCGCGGACCTCCTTCCAGCTTTGCAGGGATGA
- the bricd5 gene encoding BRICHOS domain-containing protein 5 isoform X1 encodes MVRCWKRSENCLEEEECTDGGPEESPLFHFPHKAFWVSLSACLLLAILALGLTGHFGRSQPHTQPLQTVRFTVSDQTGALINQSAVVDQQNDLVTFSVTSSLNQTSTVLFDIKHSLICYKPVSQESCFLRKMEQSDYKNVNSVLHESARKAQANRGWSTSASTSASPATSACPCASTTFQSDSAFSLDPPGKRSGKQSCPFFFFLAPSSRTKASFDCFLCAIQPPVNHFLPSEKELSWRRAVTVIAKSPSSLSSCIIPSLVARFRD; translated from the exons ATGGTGAGGTGCTGGAAGCGTTCAGAAAACTGCCTGGAGGAAGAAGAGTGCACG GATGGGGGCCCTGAGGAGTCCCCTTTGTTCCACTTCCCGCACAAGGCATTCTGGGTCAGCCTCTCAGCCTGCCTGCTCCTGGCCATCCTCGCCCTGGGTTTGACGGGGCACTTCGGGAGGTCTCAGCCTCACACTCAG CCTTTGCAGACTGTGAGGTTCACTGTTTCAGATCAGACTGGCGCGCTTATCAACCAGTCAGCAGTTGTTGACCAGCAGAATGACTTGGTGACCTTCTCTGTGACCTCGTCGCTGAATCAGACGTCCACTGTGCTCTTTGATATAAAACAT agTCTGATCTGCTACAAGCCCGTCAGCCAGGAGAGCTGCTTCCTGAGAAAGATGGAGCAGTCAGACTACAAGAATGTGAACTCCGTCCTCCACGAGTCGGCACGCAAG GCCCAGGCAAACAGAGGTTGGTCTACTTCTGCATCGACATCTGCTTCCCCAGCAACATCTGCGTGTCCGTGTGCTTCTACTACCTTCCAGAGTGACTCTGCATTCTCTCTCGATCCTCCCGGCAAAAGATCAGGGAAACAaagttgtcctttttttttttttttggctcccTCTTCAAGAACAAAAGCAAGCTTTGACTGTTTCCTTTGTGCCATACAGCCACCAGTAAACCATTTTCTTCCTTCCGAGAAAGAATTGAGCTGGAGACGGGCTGTCACAGTTATCGCCAAATCCCCATCATCACTCTCTTCATGTATAATACCCTCTCTGGTGGCACGCTTCAGAGATTAA
- the bricd5 gene encoding BRICHOS domain-containing protein 5 isoform X2 has translation MVRCWKRSENCLEEEECTDGGPEESPLFHFPHKAFWVSLSACLLLAILALGLTGHFGRSQPHTQPLQTVRFTVSDQTGALINQSAVVDQQNDLVTFSVTSSLNQTSTVLFDIKHSLICYKPVSQESCFLRKMEQSDYKNVNSVLHESARKSQFQLSGNETQRQMEFLGVLAASQVNVSSLEEPLQALCQDRSVHWTRRTEGPGKQRLVYFCIDICFPSNICVSVCFYYLPE, from the exons ATGGTGAGGTGCTGGAAGCGTTCAGAAAACTGCCTGGAGGAAGAAGAGTGCACG GATGGGGGCCCTGAGGAGTCCCCTTTGTTCCACTTCCCGCACAAGGCATTCTGGGTCAGCCTCTCAGCCTGCCTGCTCCTGGCCATCCTCGCCCTGGGTTTGACGGGGCACTTCGGGAGGTCTCAGCCTCACACTCAG CCTTTGCAGACTGTGAGGTTCACTGTTTCAGATCAGACTGGCGCGCTTATCAACCAGTCAGCAGTTGTTGACCAGCAGAATGACTTGGTGACCTTCTCTGTGACCTCGTCGCTGAATCAGACGTCCACTGTGCTCTTTGATATAAAACAT agTCTGATCTGCTACAAGCCCGTCAGCCAGGAGAGCTGCTTCCTGAGAAAGATGGAGCAGTCAGACTACAAGAATGTGAACTCCGTCCTCCACGAGTCGGCACGCAAG AGCCAGTTCCAGCTGTCTGGGAATGAGACCCAGAGGCAGATGGAGTTCCTGGGAGTCCTGGCAGCCAGTCAGGTGAATGTGTCCTCGCTGGAGGAGCCTCTCCAGGCCCTGTGTCAGGACAGGTCGGTCCACTGGACCAGGAGGACCGAGG GCCCAGGCAAACAGAGGTTGGTCTACTTCTGCATCGACATCTGCTTCCCCAGCAACATCTGCGTGTCCGTGTGCTTCTACTACCTTCCAGAGTGA